A genomic window from Amia ocellicauda isolate fAmiCal2 chromosome 15, fAmiCal2.hap1, whole genome shotgun sequence includes:
- the LOC136771356 gene encoding interferon-induced very large GTPase 1 — protein METESKTLLPCHSSPQSNSSRRTFFTFSGTMEDDPKGTKPYGDNKSDEEQDNADHHKVKKLRKENSEDPTGSDLALKLEDAGLDQVFWTDIFKNVLNVTSSKQLQYLGGMEYKELEKHVRHEWEKRALQKLLGVPDRKRKLVEEEQCIRKAEEQQQEASKKRQDKELKSLKEKEEQLRNDLAELRKLQKEGKERRDAEVKEMEDKIRSALEVPKESWVPTSRPLQDLIDNINRQLNVLESFSVSLPEVISDEDVLKNASGGLALEGVFKTGRLNDMVGTREQLIEVPESFSLRGPQQSCFYEQKEFSSHESQTVFQKVLEKLGFSFSSSLKAGFWGLTLENTTEQTKSAETQKSGKTSSEQSCIFNTKYNYIPLASCFIHKDKLKLSPAALVDLKHVEIILLNNNERISLGNRIAKFFERFGSHANQGPLHFGGVFLWKASAEGFRSTKLTEMKSLMSEALNVYIGAGYSGPTVSCSGGVNVSTAQMKGSFTGKYSETLMSKVQLSVSRTGGPADTDNHLQWKSTLVTSNKTWHVIDRGTTLIPVWDIILHAHRGDFKDVLKLSSSLMEAYRMITNQNVEELWGENVLTAVREAEMMIQSVKEWTVSESEEHLNELLQFKIKMKDKTGSNNTWIQMCLSNQVIQDFLLKIVKEHEYEETIYLRMLMRSLLDPHLYSVKKFPSRAEILKWAYQNESEMQLHKAISVSEISELNKILKNSKEQLQDSVYALNTSETVHHAKIKATCSVTLSLNSLRWTLRDNNEEEADLLLCSILGVVGYSKQDNTFDHLLGWDEIEFLENELQKHYDKYYCLRKKDASQAQAYLVLTAVTVCKDGKSVSSRDKGRRLQYLKAEMKETLSAVSTAIEIEAQYQDWERFEQELNSIIMTSQLSEQNVKQDQMFNDLERMLHCEDIAFSEDGQKDQQPSQYTQDDSLSNMTRTDPDGKCEVTLPVKSEKCDAFMNLLQKLGLRNSYPKKLRKTDVLVIDILSQNAKSPTKEEQLRFHYLYKLMMLDYSARNLFIKAQITKSDGQCMEDQILPDDEDSADDDFFNTDEDCNENVRFQESHIHPMDIHMAVFHCANDFLKQYLFSKLSTCQFGLPLLVPNPCTGEVEFPLWALRQIKKSWQHNQQSETGSTVKYNSKEMFNTPVPIVSFIRLGSSVTSKSQILNNVISKKKHSVFFHRHCRGSTEHCLLMDGVVEIAWYCPGGKDDVFDDCVAFMNLHGDASKHPKQLTFLQQVSTVNVALLSENPLDEEARKTSETLSKSPVPFICLFAGKEKVARGKNPTKVRLGAKNRNEAELTDEIISAIKHCVSTNEKTSSLKTYLEAARDQQFRVDEDNEACRQGKGMAQTLLCLLKEEKVSRLKEKFLPLQGELWHSWCRKDKEQYRLESKAKRSIEQQLSDIRAQKLSIRHQQIQKASPINDLIRSFLECLASPEHSQDAKLYMLQWLRIYLDELLTDTLTDLQEKYHSVWTELRKKQKNKDDFNHLQEDLNKISEDLNSTTFGFQHFMREIGQVYEAVQTVPEKLKDRRHHIDNLPAIGAEMLISGYPLELMDGDTAHVPLVWIEAVLEKLKKKTGNKRVFVLSVLGVQSSGKSTLLNTMFGLQFTVSAGRCTRGAFMQLVRVDEEVREQLQYDYVLVVDTEGLRSPELSTKTTLCHDNELATLIIGIGDMTLINIMGENPSEMQDILQICVQAFLRMKSVKIKPSCIFVHQNVAESSANDKNMEGRRRLQERLDEMTQIAAKEEHCDSTGFSDVIQFDVESQVFYFKNLLEGDPPMAPPNPSYSQNVQDLKTKLLSIAQWQRDFKAPTLSELKLRIHDLWNALLGENFVFSFRNTLEIMVYSKLEESYGQWRWKLRKHALEVQKTLHNQIMSKKIQDVNQSELNKDFDKVYNPLKTEIEKYFKEQKYPELLIKWKVSIEKRFEVLNKDLIAETVDQCKVLISLKQSQADLDNRKLEYEAQLLSMSKALASTLKEQMLTDEKVRQEFDKLWVEWVAKVSSEKPPEKDADIKSAVDNILLQTFSTIADNSNQIANKKTHFKFNKTKHIDQSWKQWARSTWNKFTHKEPPLETIGTELTKRIFTKVSEYIDEKQEEKMGFNENFIHQILDQIKSEISESEKSLQYIQFTVQYRFEISVHLCTSAITRFEKMHAAFMRANDPLTYLKSKRDQYLDIFKNFCEGASSITFFVDFLCKQLEPLIQQEAYDKVFIGIIGEMKSNNKMFNGNRSNLENHILKQLAEKKDFDLYMEYINHPKEYFAKFISEQVEEFCRDRKKISGMLNEKQTDLIECILNLSKTVTTAVMEKKGKASMWLDEFCREINIGLSRDDLKNIEREDIADLGFLKDMMAKSLREMLENVKKENSRKPQFDLKMFSKDPAVQLGLIFEGCWEQCPFCKAVCTNTVADHPDDHSVQFHRPEALAGWHYLFSGEFSIDFCTSSVISDGSFIPAEKSLFQSVPFKKYKDAGPPYNKWKITGDNSAKNYWKWFIHTFRSQLEGRFKLKFVGKGTIPNDWKTITEADVMEELG, from the exons ATGGAAACTGAAAGTAAAACCCTTCTGCCCTGTCATTCCTCACCGCAGAGCAACAGCAGCAGAAGGACTTTCTTCACTTTCTCAG GAACCATGGAAGATGACCCTAAGGGTACAAAACCATATGGAGATAATAAGTCAGACGAAGAGCAAGATAATGCAGATCATCACAAG GTAAAAAAGCTAAGAAAAGAGAATTCTGAAGACCCAACTGGCAGTGATCTCGCTCTTAAACTTGAGGATGCTGGTCTGGATCAGGTTTTTTGGactgatatttttaaaaatgttctaAATGTCACAAGTTCAAAACAGCTGCAGTATTTAGGTGGTATGGAGTATAAAGAACTAGAGAAGCATGTCCGACACGAATGGGAAAAAAGAGCCCTGCAGAAGTTGCTTGGAGTTCCAGATCGGAAACGAAAACTAGTAGAAGAAGAGCAGTGTATCAGAAAAGCAGAGGAACAACAACAGGAAGCATCAAAAAAAAGACAGGACAAAGAACTGAAGTCTTTGAAGGAGAAAGAAGAGCAGTTGAGAAATGATCTTGCAGAGCTTCGGAAACTGCAAAAGGAGGGCAAAGAGCGAAGGGATGCTGAAGTGAAAGAAATGGAAGACAAGATTCGCTCAGCACTCGAAGTCCCCAAGGAAAGTTGGGTGCCAACTAGTCGACCACTACAGGATCTGATAGACAACATTAACAGACAGCTCAATGTTTTAGAGAGCTTTTCAGTTTCTCTGCCTGAGGTCATATCTGATGAAGACGTTTTAAAGAATGCATCTGGAGGTCTGGCTCTGGAAGGAGTTTTCAAAACCGGGAGACTGAATGACATGGTGGGCACAAGAGAGCAGCTCATTGAAGTCCCTGAGTCTTTCTCACTTCGTGGCCCTCAGCAGAGTTGCTTTTATGAACAGAAAGAATTTTCATCTCATGAATCTCAAACAGTGTTTCAGAAGGTCTTGGAAAAGCTTGGCTTCAGTTTCAGCTCTTCATTAAAAGCTGGTTTCTGGGGCTTGACTCTCGAGAACACGACTGAACAAACAAAATCTGCAGAAACACAGAAATCTGGCAAGACTTCATCTGAACAGTCTTGTATTTTCAACACAAAGTATAACTACATACCCCTGGCTTCTTGCTTCATTCATAAAGATAAACTAAAGTTGTCACCTGCTGCCTTGGTGGATCTTAAACACGTAGAAATAATCTTGTTAAACAACAATGAAAGAATTTCTCTGGGAAACAGAATTGCAAAGTTTTTTGAGAGGTTTGGCTCCCATGCCAACCAGGGTCCTCTGCACTTTGGAGGGGTGTTCTTGTGGAAAGCTTCTGCTGAGGGCTTCCGGAGCACCAAGCTCACAGAGATGAAGAGCCTGATGTCTGAAGCTCTTAATGTCTACATTGGTGCTGGATACAGTGGACCTACTGTATCATGTTCAGGTGGGGTAAATGTCTCCACAGCACAGATGAAAGGATCCTTTACTGGGAAGTACAGTGAAACACTGATGAGTAAAGTGCAGTTGTCTGTCAGCAGAACTGGCGGTCCAGCTGATACAGATAACCATCTGCAATGGAAATCCACTCTTGTCACCAGCAACAAAACCTGGCATGTGATAGACAGAGGAACCACCCTAATTCCTGTTTGGGACATCATACTGCATGCTCACAGAGGAGACTTCAAAGATGTTTTAAAGTTAAGCAGCAGTCTCATGGAAGCTTACAGAATGATCACAAACCAGAATGTAGAAGAATTGTGGGGAGAGAATGTTCTCACAGCAGTAAGAGAGGCTGAGATGATGATTCAGTCAGTGAAGGAATGGACTGTGTCTGAGAGTGAGGAGCACTTGAATGAATTACTACAGTTTAAGATTAAGATGAAAGACAAAACGGGCTCAAATAACACATGGATTCAAATGTGTCTTTCCAATCAGGTCATTCAAGACTTCCTACTGAAAATTGTTAAAGAACATGAATATGAAGAAACAATATATCTAAGAATGTTGATGCGTTCTCTTCTGGATCCTCATTTATATTCTGTGAAAAAATTCCCAAGCAGAGCTGAAATTCTGAAGTGGGCTTACCAGAATGAGAGTGAGATGCAATTACACAAAGCTATTTCTGTTTCTGAAATTTCTGAACTGAACAAAATCCTAAAGAATTCCAAAGAACAACTGCAAGATTCTGTGTATGCTCTTAACACTTCTGAAACAGTGCACCATGCTAAGATAAAAGCTACATGTTCTGTAACACTCTCCTTGAACTCCCTGAGATGGACTTTAAGAGATAACAATGAGGAAGAGGCAGACCTGCTATTATGTTCCATCCTTGGTGTTGTAGGATACAGCAAACAAGACAACACATTTGATCATCTGCTGGGTTGGGATGAGATAGAGTTTTTAGAGAATGAACTACAAAAGCATTATGACAAATATTACTGTTTGAGAAAAAAAGATGCCTCACAAGCTCAGGCCTACTTGGTGTTGACAGCTGTTACCGTATGCAAAGATGGCAAGAGTGTCTCTTCAAGGGACAAAGGAAGACGGCTCCAGTATCTCAAAGCTGAAATGAAGGAGACACTTTCTGCTGTTTCCACAGCAATAGAAATTGAAGCTCAGTATCAGGACTGGGAAAGGTTTGAGCAAGAACTGAATTCCATTATCATGACCTCCCAGCTCAGTGAGCAAAATGTCAAGCAAGACCAAATGTTTAATGACCTTGAAAGAATGCTACACTGTGAGGATATAGCATTCTCAGAAGATGGACAAAAAGATCAACAGCCTTCCCAATATACGCAGGATGACAGTCTTTCAAACATGACAAGAACAGACCCGGATGGTAAATGTGAAGTCACCCTGcctgtgaaaagtgaaaaatgtgATGCTTTTATGAATTTGCTTCAGAAACTGGGGTTGAGAAATTCTTATCCCAAAAAGTTGAGAAAAACAGATGTTCTTGTTATAGATATTCTGTCACAAAATGCCAAGTCACCAACAAAAGAAGAACAGCTGAGATTTCACTATCTTTACAAGCTTATGATGCTGGACTACAGTGCCAGGAATCTGTTTATTAAAGCTCAAATAACTAAATCTGATGGACAATGTATGGAAGATCAGATTTTACCTGATGATGAAGACAGTGCTGATGATGACTTCTTCAACACTGATGAAGACTGCAATGAAAATGTCAGATTCCAGGAGTCCCACATTCACCCCATGGATATACACATGGCTGTTTTCCATTGTGCTAATGATTTTCTGAAGCAGTACCTTTTTTCAAAGCTCTCTACGTGTCAGTTTGGCTTACCCCTCCTGGTACCTAACCCTTGTACTGGAGAAGTTGAGTTCCCTCTGTGGGCACTGAGACAGATCAAGAAATCATGGCAGCATAATCAGCAATCTGAGACGGGCAGCACTGTGAAGTACAACAGCAAAGAGATGTTCAATACACCAGTGCCAATTGTGTCCTTCATAAGACTGGGATCCTCAGTAACCTCAAAATCCCAGATCCTGAACAATGTCATCAGCAAGAAGAAGCACAGTGTCTTCTTCCACCGTCACTGCAGAGGCAGCACCGAGCACTGCCTGCTCATGGATGGGGTTGTGGAGATTGCTTGGTACTGTCCTGGGGGCAAGGATGATGTTTTTGATGATTGTGTGGCTTTTATGAACCTTCATGGGGATGCCAGCAAACACCCGAAACAGCTTACATTTCTGCAGCAAGTCAGTACTGTTAATGTAGCTCTGCTTTCAGAAAACCCACTGGATGAAGAAGCAAGGAAGACATCTGAGACTCTGTCCAAGTCTCCTGTCCCCTTCATTTGCCTGTTTGCTGGAAAAGAAAAAGTTGCACGAGGGAAAAATCCAACAAAGGTGAGATTGGGGGCCAAGAACAGAAATGAAGCTGAGCTGACAGATGAAATAATATCGGCTATTAAACATTGTGTTTCCACTAATGAAAAGACTTCCAGTCTGAAGACATACTTAGAAGCAGCGAGAGACCAACAATTTAGAGTAGATGAAGACAATGAAGCATGCAGACAAGGCAAGGGAATGGCTCAAACTTTACTGTGCCTGTTGAAAGAGGAGAAAGTATCTAGGCTCAAAGAAAAGTTTTTGCCTTTACAAGGTGAACTGTGGCACAGCTGGTGCAGGAAGGATAAAGAGCAGTATCGTCTGGAAAGCAAAGCAAAGAGGAGCATCGAACAGCAGTTGAGTGACATCAGAGCTCAGAAACTATCAATACGCCATCAACAAATACAGAAAGCATCTCCCATCAATGATTTAATCCGATCTTTCCTGGAGTGTTTAGCTTCCCCAGAACATTCACAAGATGCTAAACTTTACATGCTGCAGTGGCTGAGAATATACTTAGATGAGCTCCTTACAGACACTCTCACAGATCTCCAGGAAAAATACCACTCAGTTTGGACAGAacttagaaaaaaacaaaagaataagGATGATTTCAATCATCTGCAGGAAGATCTGAACAAAATATCTGAGGATCTTAATTCTACAACATTTGGATTTCAGCATTTTATGAGAGAAATTGGTCAGGTGTATGAGGCAGTTCAAACAGTGCCAGAGAAGCTGAAGGATAGAAGACACCATATTGACAATCTTCCTGCCATTGGAGCTGAAATGCTGATCTCAGGATACCCTCTGGAGCTGATGGATGGAGACACTGCTCATGTGCCCCTTGTGTGGATTGAGGCAGTGCTGGAGAAACTCAAAAAGAAAACTGGCAATAAAAGAGTGTTTGTCCTGTCTGTTCTTGGGGTTCAAAGCTCTGGCAAGTCCACGCTGCTGAACACCATGTTTGGGCTTCAGTTCACAGTGAGTGCAGGGAGATGCACCCGAGGAGCGTTCATGCAGTTAGTGAGAGTGGACGAAGAGGTCAGAGAGCAGCTGCAGTACGACTATGTCCTGGTAGTGGACACCGAGGGGCTTCGGTCTCCAGAGCTCAGCACTAAAACCACATTATGTCATGACAATGAGTTGGCAACTCTTATTATTGGAATTGGTGATATGACTCTCATCAACATCATGGGAGAAAATCCATCTGAAATGCAAGACATCCTCCAAATATGTGTCCAGGCTTTCTTGAGAATGAAATCTGTTAAAATCAAGCCAAGCTGCATTTTTGTTCACCAAAATGTAGCAGAATCATCAGCAAATGACAAAAATATGGAAGGAAGAAGGCGTCTCCAGGAGAGATTGGATGAAATGACGCAGATTGCTGCAAAAGAGGAACATTGTGATTCTACTGGTTTTAGTGACGTAATACAATTCGATGTTGAATCTCAGGTGTTCTACTTCAAAAACCTTCTGGAGGGTGATCCTCCGATGGCTCCTCCCAACCCCTCCTACAGCCAGAACGTCCAGGATCTGAAGACCAAGCTGCTCTCCATTGCACAGTGGCAGCGAGACTTCAAGGCTCCCACATTGTCAGAGTTGAAGTTACGGATCCATGATCTTTGGAATGCCCTGTTAGGGGAGAACTTTGTTTTCAGCTTCAGAAACACATTGGAAATAATGGTGTATAGCAAACTGGAAGAAAGCTATGGCCAATGGAGATGGAAGCTGAGAAAACACGCACTGGAGGTACAAAAGACTTTGCACAACCAAATCATGAGCAAGAAAATACAGGATGTGAATCAATCAGAGCTGAACAAGGACTTTGATAAGGTCTACAACCCACTGAAAACTGAAATAGAAAAGTATTTCAAGGAGCAAAAGTATCCAGAGCTCTTAATAAAGTGGAAGGTGAGCATAGAGAAGAGATTTGAAGTCCTTAACAAGGACCTTATTGCTGAAACAGTAGACCAATGCAAGGTATTAATCAGTCTCAAGCAAAGCCAAGCAGATCTGGACAACAGGAAATTAGAATATGAAGCACAATTGCTTTCAATGAGCAAAGCCTTGGCCTCTACACTAAAGGAGCAGATGCTCACTGATGAGAAGGTGAGGCAGGAGTTTGACAAGCTCTGGGTGGAATGGGTGGCCAAGGTCTCCTCAGAGAAACCCCCTGAGAAAGATGCTGATATAAAATCTGCAGTGGACAACATCCTACTACAGACTTTCAGCACAATAGCAGACAATAGTAATCAAATTGCCAATAAGAAAACACACTTCAAGTTTAATAAGACAAAACACATTGATCAGAGCTGGAAGCAGTGGGCACGTTCTACGTGGAACAAATTTACTCATAAAGAACCGCCATTGGAGACTATTGGAACTGAACTGACAAAACGAATATTCACTAAGGTCTCAGAATACATTGATGAGAAGCAAGAGGAGAAGATGGGTTTCAATGAAAACTTCATCCACCAAATATTAGATCAGATAAAAAGTGAGATATCTGAATCAGAGAAATCTTTACAGTACATCCAGTTCACAGTTCAGTACAGATTTGAAATATCGGTGCATCTCTGTACCTCAGCAATTACACGGTTTGAGAAAATGCACGCAGCCTTCATGAGAGCCAATGACCCGCTGACATACCTCAAGAGTAAGAGAGACCAGTATCTTGATATTTTTAAGAACTTTTGTGAAGGAGCTTCATCTATTACATTCTTTGTTGATTTTCTATGCAAACAACTCGAACCATTAATCCAGCAGGAAGCATATGACAAAGTCTTCATTGGTATAATAGGAGAAATGAAATCTAACAATAAAATGTTCAATGGTAACAGATCCAACTTGGAAAACCACATACTGAAGCAACTGGCTGAGAAAaaagattttgatctgtatATGGAGTACATTAACCATCCAAAGGAATATTTTGCTAAATTCATAAGCGAACAGGTCGAGGAATTCTGCAGAGATCGCAAGAAAATATCGGGAATGCTCaatgaaaaacagacagacttGATAGAGTGTATTTTAAATCTGAGCAAAACTGTAACTACAGCTGTGATGGAGAAAAAAGGGAAAGCCTCAATGTGGCTGGATGAGTTCTGTAGAGAAATTAACATAGGACTCTCGAGAGATGACCTAAAAAACATTGAAAGAGAAGACATCGCAGACCTTGGGTTTCTTAAAGACATGATGGCCAAATCACTGAGGGAGATGctggaaaatgtaaaaaaggaaaatagcCGCAAACCTCAATTTGACTTGAAAATGTTCAGTAAGGACCCTGCTGTACAGCTAGGTTTGATATTTGAAGGGTGCTGGGAGCAGTGTCCCTTCTGCAAAGCTGTTTGTACAAATACTGTCGCTGATCACCCTGATGATCACAGTGTTCAGTTTCATCGTCCTGAAGCTTTAGCTGGCTGGCACTACTTATTTTCAGGTGAATTTTCTATTGACTTTTGTACCAGTTCAGTTATTAGTGATGGGAGTTTCATACCTGCTGAAAAAAGCTTATTCCAAAGTGtcccttttaaaaaatacaaagacgCTGGTCCTCCATACAATAAATGGAAAATTACTGGAGACAACAGTGCCAAGAACTACTGGAAATGGTTCATTCATACATTCCGTTCACAGCTGGAGGgaagatttaaattaaaatttgtTGGAAAAGGTACAATCCCTAATGATTGGAAAACAATTACAGAAGCGGATGTAATGGAAGAGCTGGGGTAA
- the LOC136711053 gene encoding C-type lectin lectoxin-Lio3-like: MAQTTDVTRIYILIEEKQSWTAAQRYCQEKYRGLVSVVSSTANGEIRQKLKGEAAWIGLYFEPWLWADEGRSSFQNWATGQPNNTAGKCVAMKRGVAENGTWNVDNCNKKNTFFCFKGSPGVILRMTVRLSKEENPNTPAVKNYILSQLKVKMARLEPTRETVLRWKENTDGLVFLPES, encoded by the exons ATGGCGC agaCCACTGACGTCACTCGGATATACATCCTGATCGAGGAAAAGCAGAGCTGGACTGCAGCCCAGAGGTACTGCCAGGAGAAATACAGAGGACTGGTCAGCGTGGTGAGCAGCACGGCCAACGGGGAGATAAGGCAGAAGTTGAAGGGGGAAGCTGCGTGGATTGGGCTGTATTTTGAGCCCTGGCTGTGGGCGGATGAGGGGCGGTCGTCCTTCCAGAACTGGGCCACAGGACAACCCAACAACACAGCGGGGAAATGTGTGGCAATGAAGCGGGGTGTGGCAGAGAATGGGACATGGAACGTCGACAACTGCAATaagaaaaacactttcttctgtTTCAAAG GGAGTCCTGGCGTGATCCTAAGGATGACTGTAAGACTGAGCAAGGAGGAGAATCCCAACACACCTGCAGTGAAGAATTACATCCTGAGTCAG CTGAAGGTGAAAATGGCCAGACTGGAACCGACCAGGGAAACGGTGCTGCGCTGGAAAGAAAATACAGATGGGCTGGTGTTCCTCCCCGAGTCCTAG